In Vitis vinifera cultivar Pinot Noir 40024 chromosome 4, ASM3070453v1, the genomic window gccgagattgagcttggtgcggactccaagtgtgctccaaaaggagaagctgaaaatgaaggtactagtcaagtattccgggaaggattggttggcttgagctaggtaaaaccttgtactcagttttttattcttcatagtggagttttcaatcggtgataggcccgtggtttttgatctcttcggaggttttccacgttaaaaatctggtgttcattgtctctttctctcactctatattttgttttatttttgaggagtgttgaagcatttgcatgtgttttgcatttataaattgttgggagagtgttgatgcatacattgttgcttgtggatgttttattaaggttaggtaatctttgttgggagaattttaaaattgttctacaacacctattcacccccctctaggtgtagttcattattgagattcacattttcaacCGCAAATTGACACCTGGATGATATCATATCTTGGAGCAGTAGGAAATAATCCTGAATTACACCATCTCGGATGGAAACAATGTAATACATCCCTCACATGTCATGAAATCATCACTAAATTATTTTGCTTCAACACGGCACTCTAAGTACTCAATCTCTCACCCCCCCTCTCAGTCTCCATCCCATCAGTGCCATTTATCTAACAGCATTTAATTCATGTAAGCAAGGGTAGTTGAAGAAATTAAACTAGTCATCGATACAGGTGATGTGTTGCATTACAACCCTTGTACGCCTCTTCATGAAAATTAAGCGTTCAGATTCTTGGGCCCTCTCGGTAGCATTGCTTTCTTCTGTAGTTGCAAAGAGCAGTAAATGTATGTGGGATTTAGTTTTTCTCTGGATATAGTTCTTAAGATAAGAAGATAGCTGGTTATAATTTTATGGTTGGTCTTTTATCCTCTACCTCCATATGAGAATCTGACAAGAATTTGTCTTATATTTTGATGCAGATAGCAGTGCAAGCAAGCCATGCAGCTCTACCTTCTGAAGTCTACTGGAACTCAGTGCTGCCAAACACTCCAGTGCCAAAAGCTTTCCGGGATATTCACCAGCCAGGTTCTCACAGAATATGTTATGTTTGTTAGCCTAGAATAGATAGGAAAATGAAGAGCTAGAAAAGATAAACATGAAATATTCTTATGACAGAAAGGAgttaaagagaaggaaaaggaaatttaaCAAGAATCAAAGTTTGGAATGAATGTTTTATCAGCACCAATACAGAGCATTTGGGTGCATGGGAACACTAGTTACACCACCACCATCAGATTTATACATAGCAGTGTAGTGTTGATGGACTTTAATTTCCAAAGAATGGCAATCATAATTTGTCATGTTCAGTGGTTTTGTCGAGTTGAAAAGAGAACAGATTTTATTCCAAGCTCAGGAATGAAAAGGCCCTACCAAAGTTTGAGCTAATTTGCAAGACAAATATATTTCTCCTTTGTTTGAGCAGGTCACTCACCTTGTATTATCCAATTCACTGATTTGCAGACTTCATGGAAGACAAAAGCACTTCTGCAAGTGGAGGCCGGGATGAGTTGGGTAAATGTTGATGCAGCGAAAGGAAAACCTGGGGGTGTATCTGTGAGTAAAGCGCACAAGGGAAAGCTCCATTGTGTTAACTCAACCACACATGAacagaaataaaaaaggatgagATTTTAACGTATTTTGGGGATGATCCTTAAGTCCGTTGAATGCACCAATGCTTAAAAATCCACTGGtcaaacaaagacaaaaaattataatggtTGTAGTTCACACAATTCTCTCTCTTAGACTAAACCTTCAACCTCATCattcaataaaaagaaaaaatttactCCTGTAATAAAATTGATTAGGCTTCATTATCCATCATATGGGAGTTAAGTAAGGGAATAAAaacttgaatatttttaaattattgaatctTTATATCGAAaactaaaaataagtaaaatgagtttgaagtagtatataaaaataatttattaattttattttttattttattttacttttccaatttattttccttatattttctctGGAATTTTCTGACATAACCtatatgtttgatatttatatGACCACCATATGATTACATATAAACAAGATGTGCATTGTATACTTTTGAGTAGGCTTTCTCTTCTTGTTCTTGGTGCTATGTATGTTTAACTTACCCCTTATGGCTGTGTGTAAATTCTTTAGGAGTTCCCTTTTCTTAGTAAGAATCTTACAAGGACTATATAAgcaattctagaaaaataatagctATCATTAACAGGATATACCAATACAAACACCAAAGTTTCTTTTACATCAAATCATGTTCCTGAATATCATTGACCTTCTCTCAGCTGCAGGTTTCTAAGAACAAGACAGACCTCCCTTGATATAACCACCATCCACTAACTTGTACAAAATTACTCATTCAAACAGTAGAATGATTTCAATCCTATCATTAAATTTCACGTTTTATATCTGGATTGATCTCTCAAGCATTCATCCATCCTCCTAGAGCATTCTAGCACCAAAAGGCTGTAGGTTTACTCACTGGTTGTGCTCAGTCTGAACAAACATTGTCATGCATGGGCATGTAATTCCTACCATATTTTGTCATTCCAGCAGAAGCTTCAACATATATAACCATATTAACGCAAGAACACGAAGATTAAACAATTCATTCAAGATACACAAGATTTTAACGTGGTTTAATCAATAAGAGGTACCACCATGGATGAGATAGaaatgatagagaatattatcaaagacaaaaaacaattataacTATTAGTCCTGATGAGCCTTCTTACTCCATTGGTGTCTCccattattcttcatatttttatccatCTTCATGAACTTATCTCATGTTATCTCATTTCATGACTTTTTAATCCTTTTCAAAGTTCAGTACTGGAAAATCCTGCTTTCACaaggggaaaaaagaagaagaaaaaaaccctaCCATACTTCTTTGTCTTCTGTAGGTTTAGGTTACTTGAGGGCTCATGCAAAATATGTTCCTAGCTGTCTCACATTCATTCATAGTTGGCATATATATCtttctcttgaaaaaaaataaattatttaagatTTCCTATATTCATGTCCAATATTTCCTAATTCCTTGTGTtgttattataaaataagaaaggttAGTAGAAATATCTTTATAGATATTTTATGTCATGAGGAGAAAAAGTCTTGAAATGAGATAAGCCATTAAAAGGAACGGATGCCGAGTTCCTCCTTCATTAGTGCAGCAGAGGAAGACGAAGTTATAGGCAGTAGGCAAAGGACTACCCTCATTATGTAACTTCTTCTCACCTTTCAGCATGAATATGAAATTGGCAATAGTGAATTAAATTCTTTAGAGCCTCTAGTACAAGCTTGGATATCCCAATTAATATGTCCTAGCTATTATCCACAACTCTTAACAATGTTTTAACCACAGAATAAACTTCTGCCATAACTCAATGAAAATCTACTAAGATATGTCTTTTCTACATcaaaaagagaaatatattaCTTAGTAATTCTTTCCCAAAATTTAAACACTTCCTGCAGTACCCAATGACAAATGTTGGATGGTTTGTTGTGGTTGCAcccttgaacaagctattggTTTTCTTCACATAAATGAGGACTTGCAAATTTGTAgggaaagaaataagaaaaacaggGCAAAAACAGGGCACACTAGGGAAATGTGAACTGAAGCTTCCATATTTTCAGATTTTTCAGATGCAAATATAAGAAGCTTGCTCAACAAACTTCCTTTCTTTCCATCCAAGCCCTCTTGCTGTCAGGATTACAACCATAGATCAAAAGATAACTTAACTATAGTCAAAATATTAAAGCAAAGTACAGTACATTAACTCATCGACAACAAAAGATCGACTGAAGCATTactgaaattaaaaaaaaaaaaaaaatactattatgATAATCCACAGGCCATAATGGTTCCTTTTCGGTTTATGGTGGTCTTATGAGCAGAAAATCAATATCATCTACCCTATGCTATGTCATCTCTGATCAATATCAGCTACTATGATTTGAAGAAGGAAACCAGAATAGTAATGCCTCATTAAAATTGAAGACAAAAACTCTCAACCACCCACTAACCCTAATAAGTCAAGTAGTTGCAAGTGCAAGCAACTGAGAGCTACCCAGTTTTCATATTTTAACAACTTTCAATCATTCAAGAAGACATTACCAAACTAATAAGAAAAATCATCCTGAAGGGATGGTTTTGGTTTAACATGGCACTGTAAATTAGTTCACAATCTCTGACAATCTCTGGCAATCTCTCACTCTCTACTCCATCTGTGCCATATATCTAACTGCATTAATTCATGCAAGCAAGGGCAGTTgaagaaataattaaactatTCATCAGTATAGGCGGTTGTGTAGGGTTAGTGCCATGCACTCTTCTTTCCATCAGAGCTAAGCTTTCAGTTCCTGTCACCTCTTAGTAGTGTAGCTTTCTCTGGGTAtatataattcttaaaatttggATGCAGCTAGCAGTGCCAGAAAGCCATACTGCTCTACCTTCTAAAGTGTACTGGAATTCAGTACTGCTGCCAATGCCCAAGGATTCAGAGATATCCTTGTCCAGGTTCTCCTAGAATCCAAAAATTCCTCTATATGTTTTAACATTATGTTTGCTAAGGAGGCATAGAAAAGtaggaacaaaaataaatgataaattgGATTGGAATGACCAGTGATGAACCAATCTATGCGGTATGATTTTGTTATATATGTGCAGCAATGCTGTTACTTAAGAAAATGACGGTTGAAAAACAAGGGATGGTTGTGTAAGGTCAGAGATGGTTAAACCCTGTTATAAGTGTTGGGATGAGTTAAGGCCTCGAGATAGGTGCATTGGTGGTAGAGGTCAATCCCAACTGTGTACCTCCGAAAGATAAAGCCTGGGTGAATGTGAATGAATGTAACATCGAACCACGTCAAAAGGATAGTTTGACATTAGTGACAATCAATTGATTTTCACATGAAATGACTAAATCGTTAATAGAAATTAAGTTCATATATAGCACAAGAAGTTGCATAGACTCGAATTTAAGGGAGAAATTGTTAGATATGCAACAATGGTATTTCATGAATATATGACAGTTAAAAAATGACCTAGACTAGGTGTATAAGGCTTCAAGATGACTACCTTGTGTGAGATAGGTCAAAGTCTATTATGAACGTGAATGAGTGTGATGTTGAACTACACCACTATGGTGTTCAAAATGTACAAAGTGTGGGGTTAAATTGGCCCattttataaacataaaaaagttatgggtatattttcttctttttgtaagTAGactcttttatttagttttttaaaaagtgtACAATCCCAAATCCCGGCAAGTCCCAAGCCACAATGCCAAAATCAAGTTAAGGCCTAAGCTTGCCAAGATTCAACTCATACCAAGTTTTAAGCCAAAACCCAACCCAAATCAAGTTGAGATCGAAAACTCAAGTTAAAACTCAAACTATATTAGGACCCAAATCGATTTTTTTTCTAACTCTCGATCAATAACCCTAAAAAGGAGGAATTAAATAATAACATAATAATTGTattctcatttttataaattgataaaattctTAACTTGctcatatttttctcatttaagagaAATTCATGTGACGACCATTTTGAATAGCACTTAAAAGGATATTTAAGAGTGTACATCAGTCATATCTCTCTTTGTACATTTTCATCTcctactttattttcttttatgacaAGGAGAAATAGCTAATGTATTGACAACACTTAGAAAATAATGCAAATGAAATTCTAAGTATTTTCAAacatgtaaataaaattttatcaaaatgtgaatttttattttatactttctttttttaatcaaatgagtatttcaaaaacataatttatcctAGAGCAAACTTCAAAATTATGaaatctcatatttaatttttttttaaattattattaaatgtcTTTACTTTTCATTCTAAAAGCAAGTAATTTTCAGGAGCATTGATTTGagtcatataaaaaaaagatagatttgattctgatttttttttttttcccatttttaaaaaaatcaatatagaaGATGATACAAATCAAAGAGATTGATAATCTCTTATTCAAAGAATTTGGCAAGACATAAAGCACTTGAAATCTATCCACAGTCATGCAACCTCCTATGTTGGtacattgaattttttttgtgtagTTCTAAGCCTTTATTCAATAAAGCAATCATCAACCACAAACAATAGCAATGGTGAGGcatcaattattttattagtagTCTTTGTAACTAGGTTCTGCCGGTAGATTAATTGAGGGTAGAAGATAGCTCATGTGGCCTTTCTTTTCACCACAAAGGGATCATAGCCTGGGTCTTTCTGGCCCTACCATCTTATTTCTAACTACTTTTTTGCTAGTTTTGTTTGACATTTGATTTCCTTTAATATGGTGACCTAATTGGGAGGACTAGAGTTTAAAGCATTTAGGCAGCATTAAAGTTTGATTTCCCAACCATCAGGGCACTCCCAACAACTGTCTTAACAATAATATTACACATGCAACTGTTGGCTCCAAAATTCCATGCAACAAAGGCATGTTTGGCAAGTGCCTTTTACAACACTTTTATGCTgtttaaaacagaaaattgtttttttagctCAGTAGATATAATCGACATActtttaataaactttaaaaaacatttatttttaatacaaatccTAATGATTTCTCATTGATTTTTACAAGATTTTgaacaataattgaaaatttacactataaataacatttatagcaccttaaaaaaataaaaataaaacattttttcatAGAGTTTTcaaaccaaattttatttttaaaaactaaaaacaattcttaaaatttgttttttttttcaattgtttttttgaaaCTGTTAAAAAAAACATTCCCAAACAAACCCTCCAAATTGTGAAGAAATTTTAATGAGCCAAAGAGGTATGACTCAAACTTTATATCTTAGTCactatatcatatatatttcaCTTCTTCCGTACTTCAACTATATCATTTGAACCTTTAAATCCTATGTATCCAAGTGAGATTGCATAAGGACATTCAATATAACACCCAACATTGCTTTCCCATGCCAAAAAGTAACCCATGAAGTGAACATCACACAAATAACAATACACTCTAATACCAAATCTTTCTTTCACTCCATCTTCACCTGTGCCATTTGGGCCAGCTCCATTTAATATGTATAGGCAAAGGGTAGCTGAAGAATTAAACAAATCGCAGATATAGGTGGCATGTTGCATTCCAAGTTTCCTGCACTAAAATTAGGCTATAAAAGAACAATCCACACTGTTCTTTACACAAGCAAGCAAAGGTTCCAGTTCTTGTTCACTCCCACCATTATTGCTTCTCTTGCAGTTCCAGAGTTTCAATGGAGTTTCACCTCCTACCCATCCTAGCTTTTCTCTGCGTATGACCCTTAGAGAAAAGATTATGCtttagttctttttttattatctacATTGATATGAGAAGCTGATGAGAACTTATCCTAACTTTCCATGCAGCTAGCACTGACAAGCCATGCTGTTTTACCTTCTGAAGTGTACTGGAATTCTATGCTGCCAAACACTCCAATGCCAAAATCTATCAGAGATGTTTTACGGCCAGGTGGGTTGTGCCCTGTGAGAGTTCAGTGGAGTGTTAAGATAATAGTTATACCTGAAAAGTAAATGGTTGGAATGTTAGTATATACTCCACAATCCAACCTTAAGGAGACAAAGTTTTTCTTTACCAAATGTTTTTTCAGGTATCAAAAATAGGAAGATAAAACCGCatgaaaatgacacaaaatcaAAAGTTTAGAGGGTCAGCTCCGGACTTCTTTGTGCAGCATCTTCTCCTTGCACTTTGAAAGGTGCTGGGGAACCATTCACCATTTGCTTTTTATCTTTCCTTGCTCAACTGCATTCATAAGCCATAACACATTAGCAAAATTCTCTGAAGTTGAATTGAAAACACATTTTAGGCCAAACTGAGAGACAAATCAGCCCTGCTGATGTTCAAATAACTTAGCAAGTATTAAAatatctctttttatttatttattttttttggtggggTGGGGGAGGTGCGTGGTGTGGGGAGATCAATGGCTCACCTTCTTAGCTCTTCTAATTCTTTGTGACACTGGATTTGCAGAcctggtggaagacaaaagctcTTCTGTAGATGTGGGGAAGGGTGGTGTAAATGTTGATGCAGGACAAGGAAAACCTGGAGGTGGCACCAATGTTGGTGTTGGCAAAGGAGGAGTATCTGTGAACACAGGCCACAAAGGAAAGCCTGTGTATGTTGGAGTAACACCAGGGCCATCCCCTTTTACTTATAAGTATGCTGCTACTGAGGATCAACTTCATGCTGACCCAAGTGTGGCTCTATTCTTCATGGAAAAGGACATGCGTCCTGGCACAAAGATGAATTTGCACTTCATTAAGAATACAAAAGAAGCCACTTTCTTACCCCAATCTGAACACCCGATAATTTTCTCATCCGAAAAATTGCCAGaaattttgaagcatttttCAGTGAAACCAGAATCTGTAGAAGCTCAGATAATTAAGAATACAATTAAAGAGTGTGAGGCGCCTGGAACTAAAGGTGAGGAAAAGTATTGTGCAACTTCATTAGAATCTATGATTGATTTCAGCATTTCAAAGCTGGGAAAACGGGTTCAGGCAATTTCAACAGAGGTGGTGAAGGAAACTCAGAAGCAGAAATACACAATTGCAGCTGGAGTAAAGAAGATGGCAGGTGATGAATCAGTGGTGTGTCACAAGCAGAACTATCCTTATGCTGTGTTTTACTGTCACAAGACCCAGACAACAAGGGCTTATATGGTTCCCTTGGTGGGTGCTGATGGGACCAGAGCTAAAGCAGTAGCTGTGTGCCATACAGACACATCGGAATGGAACCCCAAGCATTTGGCTTTTCAAGTGCTCAAAGTTAAGCCAGGAACCATTCCAATCTGCCATTTCCTTCCTGAGGATCATATCATCTGGGTTCCCAAATAGAAATCTGCAGTATAGACTTGTGGCATGTTAGCCCCATCCATCACATGGTGTGTTTGAATAGTAATAGTTTGATATTTATGTGTATTTCAACCTTCAGCACATTTGGTTATGTACAAATGTTGAAGCATGCTGAAAATGTGGACGATGCATATGTAATAATTATCCTCTTCTTGGTTTTATAGCATTTTTAACTAAACTTTATTGTGTGAATGGAGATTTTAAGGGAGTTCCCTCATTTAAGAAGagttatataataaaaaatatagaaagacAATAAGAGCCATCATCAACAGGAAATACTAATATAAAGGTGTTAGAAAATGTGGACTTTTAGGAATAGCAACCAGGGAATTTATTCCCTTCCATATTGTATATAGAAACTGTACGGATGTAGAATATTGTATTTGATAATTTTCGTAACTAAGTGCAAAATTATAGGAGttaatttcccttttttttttttcctgattgTATTCTCTAGTTTCCCTTTTTTAGTCTAAAAGGTAGTCTATAAATTGTACTCCTCTtctcaaataaaaagaaattttgattttcaactttCATGGTATCAGAACCGGAATCTTTTCTGGTGTTTATCTTTCTTTCACAGCcttaattgttgttttttttcttgggaattCATTCTTCCCGGATTTTCTTTAggtttattgttatttttttcttagccTTAATTGTCATTTACTCTATCAAACATATCTGAAGTTTTTGAGAAGTCCAATCCAACCCTTCAAATTACCACTGAAAAGTTGAATGGAGAAAATTTCTTCTCATGGTTTCAATCAGCCAAACTATTCCTGAAAAGTCAAGAAAAGATGATGTCTTGGGGATTGTCAAAGAACCAAAGGAAACAGATCCAGAATTTGAAATCTAGGACGCTGAAAATTAGATGGTGATTTCCTGGTTGTTGAACTCCATGAAACCTGAGATTGGTCGACCCTTTCTGTACCTTTCAACAGCTAAAAAGGTGTGGGATGCTGTGACAAAAACCTACTCCAAGAAAGGGAATGCTGCTCGGATCTTCAAATTAAAAACAACCATTCACAATACCAAGTAGCGAGATCAATCTGTAATTGTCTACTACAACAATCTGATGATGTTGCAGCAGGAATTAGATCTCCTCCAACATTTTGAGATGGTAGCAGCCAAAGATGCTGCAACTATAGCAAAGACGCTAGAATGGGACCAAGTATTTGACTTCTTAGCTGGCCTACGACCAGAATTTGATGAGGTATAGGGTAGAATCTTGGGAAAAGAACCCATTTCCTTGTCTCAATGATGTTTTTACTCATGTGACAACAGAAGAAGGGCATAGAAGTGTTATGATGGGAAATggttctcaagatattttggcCCTTAAGATCGAATATGAAGGTGATCAAAAGAAGGTGTGGCAGTGGAAGAAAACGGGTGAGAAGGATACTCAATGGTGTGATTATTGCAATAGGGTGAGACACACAAGGAAGACATGTTGGAAATTGAATGGAAAACCCTTCTCGGAGGTAAGAGCACTAAGGCCCCACACAATAAGGCATATCAAGGCATGGCCTCGGAGACAACTGAACCCAAACCAACAGTTGAACCTAACAAGAATCTTTTCACCAAAGATCAAATGGAACTTCTTTACAAAAAGTTTGGGAAAACTCTAAACTTGTCCAACACTTCCAATTATTCATCCTTTTCTCAAACAGGTAACACTATTGCAGCTTTGCAGCTCTTAATGTTTCTTGTGACCCTAAACCTTGGATCATCGATTCAAGGGCTTTAAATCACATGACAAGTGAGCAAACCTTTTTCCATTTGTATAAATTCAATTCTAACCCTGGAAAAGATATTGTTGCTGATGGGTTTTTCACACTTATTATTGGAAAAGGTTCAATTTCAGTGGCACCAAGACTTACTCTTAATTTTGTACTTCATGTTCCAGAATTATCTTGCAATCTTCTCTATATTAGCAAACTTACAAAGTCTCTAAATCATGTGATTTTTTATCCTAATTGCATTTTTCAGGACCTAACTATGGGGAAGAGGATTGGCAGTGCTAAAGAGAAAGAGGGACTATATTATCTCGATTTCAAGACCAAGGAGAACGGTCCAGGATATGTCTCTAAGGTGTCAAAAGAATATGAGGAGCAGATTTGGTTGCTACACTATAGATTGGGTCACCCAAGTTTCTTATCTCTTAAAACTTTGTATTCGGATTTCTTTGTCAATGTTGATGTCTCGAAGATTCAGTGTCAAGTCTGTGAGTTAGCTAAAGGTCATCGTGTGTCTTTCCCATTGGGCAATAAAAGCTCTGAAATTCCCTTTTCTACTATCCACAACACTTGTAATGGTTTCAAATGGTTCAATACTTACATTGATAATTTTTGCCGAACAACCTAGATATATATCTTAAATGATAAATCCGGAGCGAATTAATGTCAACATTGGCACAATCACTCGTCAAACTTCCATGGGTCTCTTTCTGAGTTACCCAAGATATGACCATAGCAAAATCTTCTTTCACTAAGAGATTGAAACTACCAAAAAGTTTAGCCTACAACAGATCTTCGCAAAAGGCTAGAATCTCTTTCTGATTGGTGAAACCATCTCCTACATGTTGATAAGAGGCTCTAACCAGTAGCCACTGTATAAAAACGGTCCTTGAGAAATCATTGAATCCGTAGCCACCCAAAAACACCCTTTGAAATTTAACTTAACAAAATTCATAAGGTGTACACCATACAGAAGCACTTCTGAGCAATCCTCCAGTCCATAGCTGCCTTAGGTTACCCACATCAAAGTTCATCTTAACAAAACTCATTGGAGCTGGTGATCATATATGAAAAGTGTCCTTAGCCAATCTGGTGGTCTTGCACACTACATTCCTATCTTGTAGTGTGAGGCTCAAGCACGTGCCTGCAAAGGCTTCACTAGGCctaaagaaaataagtaaagCAAGTCCCAAACTACCTCCAAAGTCTacctattctaaaaaaaatctgCAATTCCTTTTTGCCAAATTGTTCAAATCAAAGTGAAGCTAAAAACATGCCACAAAGTCCTACCTCTTGAAAGTCCCCCAATACTTTTAAAGGAAATGATCAACATCTCTGTCACACTCCATGGTGGAACCCAATAAATCCCCAAAAATCTAAATAGCATACTTTATAAGGTTAAGGCTAAAGGACAacattgtaataaaaaaaataaaaataaaataaaaataaaataaaataaaataaaaagtgatcAACTAAGCTTACACTCCCCTTGCACATGTCGGCGTAGGTAGCTGTGTCACAGACATAGAATCGAGTCCTTGTGAATGGGCAAAGCCAGGTGCTCTTATTTTACAACGGTAGGGAAAATCATTGGTAGTGACCATTTTATTTCTTACATGTCATGCAATGTTTTTATTCTTGATGGGTCTTTAGATTTCCAAATGAAGTTTGCAAGAATAAAAGCAATTAAGTTGATGGAAGTAGAAAGAGCATAAAAGTGAGAA contains:
- the RD22-C gene encoding rd22-c protein precursor, which translates into the protein MEFHLLPILAFLCLALTSHAVLPSEVYWNSMLPNTPMPKSIRDVLRPDLVEDKSSSVDVGKGGVNVDAGQGKPGGGTNVGVGKGGVSVNTGHKGKPVYVGVTPGPSPFTYKYAATEDQLHADPSVALFFMEKDMRPGTKMNLHFIKNTKEATFLPQSEHPIIFSSEKLPEILKHFSVKPESVEAQIIKNTIKECEAPGTKGEEKYCATSLESMIDFSISKLGKRVQAISTEVVKETQKQKYTIAAGVKKMAGDESVVCHKQNYPYAVFYCHKTQTTRAYMVPLVGADGTRAKAVAVCHTDTSEWNPKHLAFQVLKVKPGTIPICHFLPEDHIIWVPK